A genomic window from Candidatus Poribacteria bacterium includes:
- the aroQ gene encoding type II 3-dehydroquinate dehydratase yields MRILVIHGPNLNLLGRREPEVYGSQTLDEINEKLRRRAEELGVELRIIQSNYEGEIVTAIGEAMDWADGIIINPAAYTHTSVAIRDAIAAVGLPTIEVHISNVFKREPFRHHSYISPVATGVISGLGSYGYILALEAIMKLLKG; encoded by the coding sequence ATGAGGATACTGGTGATACACGGACCGAATCTCAACCTGTTGGGAAGGCGTGAGCCTGAGGTTTACGGATCTCAGACGCTGGATGAGATAAACGAGAAGCTCCGTCGCAGGGCGGAGGAGTTAGGGGTGGAGCTGAGGATAATCCAATCGAACTATGAAGGGGAGATCGTCACGGCGATAGGCGAGGCGATGGATTGGGCCGACGGGATCATCATCAACCCGGCGGCCTACACTCATACGAGCGTGGCGATAAGGGACGCGATCGCCGCCGTGGGATTGCCGACCATCGAGGTGCATATATCGAACGTCTTCAAACGAGAGCCCTTCAGACATCATTCATACATCTCCCCTGTTGCCACTGGGGTTATATCGGGTTTGGGATCTTATGGATATATTTTGGCTTTAGAGGCGATCATGAAGCTGTTGAAAGGATAA